One Danio rerio strain Tuebingen ecotype United States chromosome 9, GRCz12tu, whole genome shotgun sequence genomic region harbors:
- the chaf1b gene encoding chromatin assembly factor 1 subunit B isoform X1: MERCVSVILSCSLFLIKLPPYFSFSQNQSETVLSDSCLESMFCWNALLLLRRVFIQTVFQWMPGIYIHNIFLYLDLFAFVQVKNYRMFHDDSMRSFFRRLTFTPDGSFLLAPAGCVEAGENVTNTTYVFSRKSFKRPIAHLPCPSKATLAVRCSPVYFELRTKRAEDDSLKPVANTFNLPYRLVFAVASEDSIFFYDTQQTLPFGYVSNIHYHTLSDLSWSRDGSFLAVSSTDGYCSFISFDEGELGTPLKEKPPLEMVTPSSTNEKKGKRALANGRTASPVPRQANTPAAQDKEKEGSAGPASSKTSSVSGTEEKRTPQALKTKAQPRRITLNTLEGWGKPSTPKSPAAASSTAPSTPKSAPSTPGSSRAPLTPHTAPSTPLGPLNSKNGTTPKGPTPRRISLTPVVSKSPAAFVPPSSTEKAKHERPSPSSDPACKPPESKRSKTDVPDGSVQSSKNKEATEITVKPKEP, translated from the exons ATGGAGAGGTGTGTTTCTGTGATCCTCAGTTGCTCTTTATTCTTAATAAAACTTCCACCTTATTTCAGCTTCTCCCAAAACCAATCAGAAACTGTTTTGTCAGACTCCTGTCTAGAAAGCATGTTCTGTTGGAATGCACTACTACTATTACGTAGGGTTTTTATACAGACAGTTTTCCAGTGGATGCCTggaata tatatacacaatatttttttatatttagatttatttgctTTTGTTCAGGTGAAGAACTACAGAATGTTTCATGATGACAGCATGAGATCGTTTTTCAGACGTCTCACTTTCACACCAGATGGCTCATTCCTCCTGGCGCCAG CTGGGTGTGTTGAGGCTGGAGAGAATGTCACAAACACAACATATGTGTTCTCTAGAAAAAGCTTTAAGAG GCCTATTGCTCATCTGCCCTGTCCATCTAAAGCAACCCTGGCTGTCCGCTGCAGTCCGGTCTACTTTGAACTGAGGACGAAGAGAGCTGAAG ATGATTCTCTCAAGCCAGTGGCAAACACATTTAATTTGCCATATCGACTGGTGTTTGCAGTTGCATCAGAAGACTCTATCTTCTTTTACGACACACAACAGACACTCCCATTCGGATATGTGTCCAACATCCACTATCACACTTTAAGTGATCTCAGCTG GTCTCGTGATGGCTCCTTCTTGGCAGTTTCATCCACTGACGGTTACTGCTCCTTCATATCATTTGATGAGGGGGAGCTCGGCACCCCACTGAAGGAGAAACCACCACTGGAAATGGTGACTCCATCTTCCACCAATGAGAAGAAAGGCAAGAGAGCCTTAGCCAATGGCAGGACTGCTTCCCCAGTGCCTCGCCAGGCCAATACACCTGCTGCACAGGACAAAGAGAAAGAGGGATCTGCTGGTCCTGCGTCCTCCAAAACCAGCAGTGTTTCTGGTACAGAAGAGAAACGCACACCGCAGGCTCTGAAAACCAAAGCTCAGCCCAGAAGAATCACACTCAACACTCTTGAGGGATGGGGCAAACCCAGCACCCCCAAATCCCCAGCAGCCGCTTCCAGTACTGCCCCCAGCACACCCAAATCTGCTCCCTCCACCCCTGGGTCCAGCAGAGCACCGCTAACTCCCCATACAGCCCCCAGCACTCCCCTTGGACCACTCAACTCTAAAAATGGCACAACACCAAAAGGACCCACTCCAAG ACGTATTTCACTGACTCCAGTTGTTTCAAAATCCCCTGCTGCTTTCGTCCCTCCATCATCCACAGAGAAAGCCAAACATG AGAGACCGTCTCCTTCCAGTGACCCTGCATGCAAACCTCCTGAATCTAAGAGATCCAAGACTGATGTCCCTGATGGTTCTGTCCAGAGCAGCAAGAACAAAGAAGCCACCGAAATTACTGTCAAACCCAAGGAACCATAG
- the chaf1b gene encoding chromatin assembly factor 1 subunit B yields MKVVTCEIAWHNKEPVYSLDFQQSGDGKTQRLATAGVDTTVRMWRVDKGPDGKAVVEFLSNLARHTKAVNVVRFSPTAEVLASGGDDAAILLWKLNDNKEPEQTPTFQEEEDAQLNKESWSVVKTLRGHIEDVYDISWTSDGNFMASGSVDNTAIMWDVNKGQKMCIFNDHKSYVQGVAWDPLGQYISTLSCDRVMRVYSAHNRKKAYSISKMTSSATADGEVKNYRMFHDDSMRSFFRRLTFTPDGSFLLAPAGCVEAGENVTNTTYVFSRKSFKRPIAHLPCPSKATLAVRCSPVYFELRTKRAEDDSLKPVANTFNLPYRLVFAVASEDSIFFYDTQQTLPFGYVSNIHYHTLSDLSWSRDGSFLAVSSTDGYCSFISFDEGELGTPLKEKPPLEMVTPSSTNEKKGKRALANGRTASPVPRQANTPAAQDKEKEGSAGPASSKTSSVSGTEEKRTPQALKTKAQPRRITLNTLEGWGKPSTPKSPAAASSTAPSTPKSAPSTPGSSRAPLTPHTAPSTPLGPLNSKNGTTPKGPTPRRISLTPVVSKSPAAFVPPSSTEKAKHERPSPSSDPACKPPESKRSKTDVPDGSVQSSKNKEATEITVKPKEP; encoded by the exons ATGAAGGTTGTAACCTGTGAGATTGCCTGGCATAATAAGGAGCCAGTGTACAGTCTGGACTTTCAACAGAGCGGTGATGGAAAAACACAGCGTCTGGCCACTGCTGGAGTGGACACCACAGTCCgg ATGTGGCGTGTGGATAAAGGGCCTGATGGGAAAGCGGTCGTTGAGTTTTTGTCTAACTTGGCACGACACACGAAAGCAGTGAATGTAGTGCGTTTCTCACCCACTGCTGAAGTGTTGGCTTCTGGGGGAGATG ATGCGGCCATCTTGCTTTGGAAGCTGAATGACAATAAGGAGCCTGAACAAACTCCGACCTTTCAGGAAGAGGAAGATGCTCAACTTAATAAAGAGAGCTGGAGTGTGGTCAAGACTCTAAG GGGACATATTGAGGATGTATATGATATCTCATGGACAAGTGATGGGAATTTCATGGCTTCAGGCTCTGTGGACAACACTGCCATCATGTGGGACGTCAACAAGG GTCAGAAGATGTGCATCTTTAATGATCATAAGAGTTATGTGCAAGGAGTAGCGTGGGACCCACTTGGACAGTACATCAGCACATTAAGCTGTGACAG GGTGATGCGTGTGTACAGTGCTCACAACAGAAAAAAAGCTTACAGCATCAGTAAGATGACATCATCCGCTACTGCAGATGGAGAG GTGAAGAACTACAGAATGTTTCATGATGACAGCATGAGATCGTTTTTCAGACGTCTCACTTTCACACCAGATGGCTCATTCCTCCTGGCGCCAG CTGGGTGTGTTGAGGCTGGAGAGAATGTCACAAACACAACATATGTGTTCTCTAGAAAAAGCTTTAAGAG GCCTATTGCTCATCTGCCCTGTCCATCTAAAGCAACCCTGGCTGTCCGCTGCAGTCCGGTCTACTTTGAACTGAGGACGAAGAGAGCTGAAG ATGATTCTCTCAAGCCAGTGGCAAACACATTTAATTTGCCATATCGACTGGTGTTTGCAGTTGCATCAGAAGACTCTATCTTCTTTTACGACACACAACAGACACTCCCATTCGGATATGTGTCCAACATCCACTATCACACTTTAAGTGATCTCAGCTG GTCTCGTGATGGCTCCTTCTTGGCAGTTTCATCCACTGACGGTTACTGCTCCTTCATATCATTTGATGAGGGGGAGCTCGGCACCCCACTGAAGGAGAAACCACCACTGGAAATGGTGACTCCATCTTCCACCAATGAGAAGAAAGGCAAGAGAGCCTTAGCCAATGGCAGGACTGCTTCCCCAGTGCCTCGCCAGGCCAATACACCTGCTGCACAGGACAAAGAGAAAGAGGGATCTGCTGGTCCTGCGTCCTCCAAAACCAGCAGTGTTTCTGGTACAGAAGAGAAACGCACACCGCAGGCTCTGAAAACCAAAGCTCAGCCCAGAAGAATCACACTCAACACTCTTGAGGGATGGGGCAAACCCAGCACCCCCAAATCCCCAGCAGCCGCTTCCAGTACTGCCCCCAGCACACCCAAATCTGCTCCCTCCACCCCTGGGTCCAGCAGAGCACCGCTAACTCCCCATACAGCCCCCAGCACTCCCCTTGGACCACTCAACTCTAAAAATGGCACAACACCAAAAGGACCCACTCCAAG ACGTATTTCACTGACTCCAGTTGTTTCAAAATCCCCTGCTGCTTTCGTCCCTCCATCATCCACAGAGAAAGCCAAACATG AGAGACCGTCTCCTTCCAGTGACCCTGCATGCAAACCTCCTGAATCTAAGAGATCCAAGACTGATGTCCCTGATGGTTCTGTCCAGAGCAGCAAGAACAAAGAAGCCACCGAAATTACTGTCAAACCCAAGGAACCATAG